One stretch of Solenopsis invicta isolate M01_SB chromosome 16, UNIL_Sinv_3.0, whole genome shotgun sequence DNA includes these proteins:
- the LOC113004069 gene encoding uncharacterized protein LOC113004069, with protein sequence MSNSPRIRKMPPRPKILIPVPGQYYGPQTATGMSYVSTPYGQTPLPMTPVAGKPQMFYSNRASEFVFTQFKGIKDLTKSGLSVGEKSAYWLYEKVSSWSKRWFTHIFLFVIILLYSIAGAMIFIAVEGTAEEIAKSNIRQRRNETVVKIRGLCDDSVLMSDSPRWRGAAAELILDYETDLYDYYKRKLSDTGEKVWTFWNTVFYCGTIYTTIDFIYLSCAAFFLNEKSKARGEIKAAEDAYRAMMYVYQFAACVTRLISSSVLAHCFAYRFR encoded by the exons ATGTCGAACTCACCGCGAATACGAAAAATGCCGCCCAGGCCAAAAATCCTGATTCCGGTTCCCGGACAGTACTACGGTCCGCAGACGGCGACCGGTATGAGCTACGTGTCGACGCCATACGGACAAACGCCGCTACCCATGACGCCAGTTGCCGGAAAGCCGCAGATGTTCTACTCCAACCGGGCCAGCGAGTTCGTCTTCACGCAATTCAAAGGGATCAAGGATCTGACCAAGTCCGGGCTCAGTGTAGGTGAGAAGAGTGCCTATTGGCTCTACGAGAAG GTCAGTTCCTGGAGCAAGAGATGGTTcactcatatttttttattcgttatcATACTTCTGTACAGCATCGCCGGAGCGATGATATTCATAGCAGTTGAAGGCACGGCAGAGGAAATTGCTAAGTCGAACATCAGGCAGAGGAG AAATGAAACGGTCGTTAAGATTCGTGGATTATGTGACGACTCGGTGTTAATGTCAGACTCACCCCGTTGGAGAGGAGCAGCGGCAGAGCTGATTTTGGATTACGAAACTGATCTGTACGACTACTACAAGCGGAAATTAAGCGACACAGGCGAGAAAGTGTGGACATTTTGGAATACCGTGTTCTACTGTGGCACCATTTACACGACCATAG atttcatttatctaTCTTGCGCGGCTTTCTTCTTGAACGAGAAATCGAAAGCTCGCGGAGAGATAAAGGCAGCGGAAGACGCATACCGAGCTATGatgtatgtatatcaatttGCTGCGTGTGTAACGCGACTGATTTCAAGCTCAGTTCTTGCACATTGCTTTGCATATAGGTTTAGATAG